The following coding sequences are from one Schizosaccharomyces osmophilus chromosome 1, complete sequence window:
- a CDS encoding flavonol reductase/cinnamoyl-CoA reductase family, whose amino-acid sequence MSDQQLVLVTGVTGFIGAHVAVSLLKQGYRVRGTVRSMEKANELVRLNPELKGKIEFVIVKDVMEPNAFKDVVKDCDYICHIASPFIVTNITDNKAQLLDPAVQGTLSALEAAVTEPKVKRVVITSSFAAVGDFTKDPYNGYTYTEKDWNPITYEEAVKTDNGIVAYCASKVFAEKAAHNFVKEKQPHFDIAAVNPPYVFGPPIHPMNSMDSLNTSNQILWNVINGSKLQPSTQHLEVDVRDIADAHVVALKRSELSNGRLLVSQGSFFTNTMSNVFLKQFPEKKDLISEPSEVPFNSKHYTIDNSLSKSLGMKYYSEEQTYIDTAAKLWERAKEFSQAK is encoded by the coding sequence atgtcaGACCAACAATTGGTTTTAGTTACCGGTGTTACCGGCTTCATTGGAGCTCATGTCGCTGTCTCTTTACTCAAGCAGGGCTACCGTGTACGTGGTACCGTCCGTAGCATGGAGAAGGCAAACGAGCTTGTCCGTTTGAACCCCGAGCTCAAGGGCAAAATCGAATTTGTAATCGTCAAAGACGTTATGGAACCCAATGCCTTCAAGGATGTCGTCAAGGACTGTGACTATATTTGTCATATAGCTTCCCCTTTCATCGTTACAAACATTACTGACAACAAGGCTCAACTCTTGGATCCCGCTGTCCAAGGTACCCTTAGTGCCTTGGAAGCGGCCGTGACCGAACCCAAGGTCAAGCGTGTTGTCATCacttcttcctttgctGCTGTCGGCGATTTCACCAAGGATCCCTACAACGGCTATACCTATACTGAGAAGGACTGGAACCCTATTACCTATGAGGAGGCTGTCAAGACCGACAATGGTATCGTCGCCTATTGCGCCTCTAAAGTTTTCGCTGAAAAGGCTGCTCATAACTTTGTCAAGGAAAAGCAACCTCACTTCGACATTGCCGCTGTCAACCCTCCCTACGTCTTTGGTCCTCCCATTCATCCCATGAACAGTATGGACTCTTTGAACACCTCAAACCAAATACTCTGGAATGTCATCAATGGCTCCAAGCTTCAACCTTCTACGCAACATCTCGAAGTTGATGTTCGTGACATTGCCGATGCTCACGTTGTGGCTCTCAAACGCTCTGAATTGAGCAACGGTCGTTTGCTTGTCTCTCAAGGTTCCTTCTTCACCAACACCATGAGCAATGTTTTCCTCAAGCAATTCCCCGAGAAGAAAGATCTCATTTCCGAGCCTTCGGAGGTTCCCTTTAACAGCAAGCACTATACTATAGATAACTCTCTCTCCAAATCTCTCGGTATGAAGTACTACTCTGAAGAGCAAACTTACATTGACACTGCCGCTAAGCTTTGGGAGCGTGCTAAGGAATTTTCTCAAGCCAAGTAA
- the cao1 gene encoding copper amine oxidase Cao1, with amino-acid sequence MTLLPSQPHHDDYSNPMDPLGPEELKLAVELVRKSFPEHKYSFNVITLSEPPKYEYLAWKQYPNAQPRPDRIALVVVLEADVSGLVEGKVNLTKRSILDWQHMTGVCPIITADTMEQTESVVRNDPKIQEQCILSGVPADEIDHVYCDPWTIGYDERFGSSRRLQQALMYYRSNEDDSQYSHPLDFCPVIDPDAKKVIAIDIPSVRRPLSKHKHSNFNQKDAEEEYGKMREVKPIAIAQPQGVNFTLKGRYIEWQNFRFHIGFNYREGIVLSDITYNDHGNVRPLFYRMSLAEMVVPYGNPEHPHQRKHAFDLGEYGAGFLTNPLALGCDCKGVIHYLDAHFVRHTGEVQHVKNAICIHEEDDGVLFKHSDFRDQFQTTISTRGIKLVVSQIFTAANYEYMIYWTFHMDGVIECQLKLTGILNTYAMNPDEDTNGWGTQVYPQVNAHNHQHLFCLRLNPMVDGLDNSVAVNDAVSGDGLPGSKENYYGNAFTNKRTVAKTVKEAISDYDGTTSRTWEICNPNKLHPYSKKPVSYKLVSREVPPLLARPGSLVSNRAGFARHHMHVTPYKDGQLYPAGDYVPQTSGEPSKGLPEWIEENQDGNVENSDIVVWHTFGITHFPAPEDFPVMPAEPISLLLRPRNFFLRNPALDVPPSRNVLTSKVKADQEKSSHRGQDLLKSLTDATSRLAFGEPYFDHQNEQKKDCHSCHE; translated from the coding sequence ATGACTCTCTTGCCTTCCCAACCTCACCATGATGACTATTCAAATCCTATGGACCCTCTGGGCCCAGAGGAATTAAAGCTGGCTGTGGAGCTTGTGCGCAAGTCCTTCCCCGAGCACAAGTATAGCTTCAATGTGATTACCCTGAGCGAGCCTCCCAAGTACGAGTATTTGGCCTGGAAGCAGTATCCCAATGCACAGCCTCGCCCCGATCGGATTGCACTCGTCGTGGTTTTGGAAGCTGATGTTTCAGGACTCGTAGAGGGCAAAGTCAATTTGACCAAACGATCCATCTTGGATTGGCAACACATGACTGGTGTTTGTCCCATCATTACCGCCGATACCATGGAACAAACCGAATCGGTTGTTCGCAATGATCCCAAGATTCAAGAACAATGCATTTTGTCCGGTGTCCCCGCTGATGAAATCGACCACGTGTATTGTGATCCTTGGACCATTGGTTATGATGAGCGATTTGGCAGTAGCCGTCGTCTTCAACAAGCCCTCATGTACTATCGATCCAACGAAGACGATTCCCAATACTCCCATCCTCTCGACTTTTGCCCCGTCATCGACCCCGATGCCAAAAAGGTCATTGCTATTGACATTCCCTCTGTCCGCAGACCCTTATCCAAGCATAAGCACTCCAATTTCAACCAGAAAGATGCCGAAGAGGAGTATGGCAAGATGCGCGAAGTCAAGCCCATCGCCATTGCCCAACCCCAGGGAGTCAACTTTACCCTCAAAGGACGTTACATTGAATGGCAAAACTTCCGTTTCCACATTGGCTTCAACTACCGTGAAGGTATTGTCTTGTCCGATATCACCTACAACGACCATGGCAACGTTCGCCCTCTTTTCTATCGCATGTCCCTTGCTGAAATGGTTGTCCCTTACGGCAACCCAGAACATCCCCATCAACGCAAGCATGCTTTTGACTTGGGTGAATACGGTGCCGGCTTCCTTACCAATCCTTTAGCCTTGGGCTGCGATTGCAAGGGTGTCATTCATTATTTGGACGCCCATTTCGTTCGCCATACCGGTGAAGTCCAGCATGTAAAGAATGCCATTTGCATCCACGAAGAAGACGATGGCGTCCTCTTCAAACACTCCGATTTCCGTGATCAGTTTCAAACTACCATCTCCACCCGTGGTATCAAGCTCGTCGTTTCCCAGATTTTCACTGCTGCCAACTATGAGTACATGATCTATTGGACCTTCCACATGGACGGTGTCATTGAATGCCAACTCAAACTTACTGGTATCCTCAATACTTATGCCATGAATCCAGACGAGGACACCAATGGATGGGGCACACAAGTCTATCCCCAAGTCAATGCTCACAATCATCAACACTTGTTTTGCCTTCGTCTCAACCCCATGGTCGATGGTTTGGATAACTCGGTCGCCGTTAATGATGCCGTTAGTGGTGACGGTCTTCCCGGatccaaagaaaactacTACGGTAATGCCTTTACCAATAAACGTACCGTCGCCAAGACCGTCAAAGAAGCCATCAGCGACTATGATGGTACTACCTCCCGTACTTGGGAGATTTGCAACCCCAACAAATTGCATCCTTACTCCAAAAAGCCCGTCTCCTACAAGCTTGTCTCTCGTGAAGTCCCTCCATTGCTGGCTCGTCCTGGCTCCTTGGTCTCCAATCGAGCTGGCTTTGCCCGTCATCATATGCATGTCACCCCTTACAAGGATGGCCAACTCTATCCCGCCGGTGACTACGTTCCTCAAACCTCTGGTGAGCCTTCCAAGGGCTTGCCCGAATGGATCGAAGAGAACCAAGATGGAAATGTAGAAAACAGTGATATTGTCGTTTGGCACACCTTTGGTATTACCCACTTTCCCGCACCTGAAGACTTCCCTGTAATGCCTGCTGAGCCCATCAGTCTTCTTTTACGTCCTAGAAACTTCTTCCTCCGCAATCCCGCTTTGGACGTTCCTCCATCCCGTAACGTATTGACCTCCAAAGTGAAGGCTgaccaagaaaaatctTCTCACCGTGGCCAAGACTTACTAAAAAGTCTTACAGATGCAACTTCTAGACTCGCATTTGGTGAACCCTACTTTGATCACcaaaatgaacaaaagaaggactGTCACAGCTGTCATGAATAA
- a CDS encoding phosphoglycerate mutase/6-phosphofructo-2-kinase family has protein sequence MAFATRQDDKKTIYFLRHGLVDHKTDEEGVHRDHDPMLNKEGIKQAEQARVQLRDAKLPIEIIFCSPLRRALETMTIAFQDYIFEDHLPVKILPTLQDCGDWECNVGTPVAELEQQFPRYDFSACYEDKLYPKKEGIHKADFETSVKKTEQLAEYFAKVPQKSFAVVTHGVCIRLFCGFQKPGETLNATPKDKNSFSACQHGGYTFHYYSDKTWRFTPLEEK, from the coding sequence atggcTTTTGCTACTAGACAGGACGACAAGAAGactatttactttttacgTCATGGACTTGTGGACCACAAGACCGATGAGGAGGGTGTACATCGAGATCACGATCCCATGTTGAATAAGGAAGGTATTAAGCAAGCTGAACAGGCTCGAGTTCAGCTTCGAGATGCAAAACTTCCTATAGAAATTATATTCTGCTCTCCTTTACGCCGGGCTCTTGAAACAATGACAATTGCTTTCCAAGATTACATATTTGAAGATCATCTTCCCGTAAAAATCCTTCCCACTTTGCAGGATTGCGGAGATTGGGAATGTAACGTTGGAACACCTGTTGCGGAATTGGAACAGCAATTTCCTAGATACGACTTTTCAGCCTGCTATGAAGACAAGCTGTACCccaaaaaggaaggaatCCACAAAGCTGACTTTGAGACCAGTGTGAAAAAGACAGAGCAGTTGGCTGAATATTTTGCAAAGGTGCCTCAAAAATCATTTGCAGTCGTAACCCATGGTGTCTGTATCCGTCTCTTCTGCGGTTTCCAAAAGCCCGGAGAAACTTTGAATGCTACACCTAAGGACAAGAATTCGTTTAGTGCTTGCCAGCATGGGGGCTACACTTTTCATTACTACAGCGACAAGACTTGGAGATTTACTCCACTTGAAGAGAAGTAG
- the amt3 gene encoding plasma membrane ammonium transmembrane transporter Amt3, whose amino-acid sequence MNPPWNSSTASGSPFLLFRRNANSSMTEANDLMANTYSPADMAYVLLCCVVVFLVTPGIALFYAGMTRKRSALSILTQSFLVTAVILVQWYLFGYSLAVAPGSSFYGSLSLGGLHNVWFDPYIPGSTIPAIVYFPFGGLFAVTTAQLLIGAMAERGRLVPSLVIAFLYITFVYCPQAYWTWSSKGWLFTMGALDFAGGGPVHISSGFAALAYSFVLGRRHEPSFSEDSTNSIDGEFSSQHVVQEDPSSQSWISSTIVPWGSVRWKDSLGRGHIPNFPAHNPTMAYIGVVFIWCSWLTFNSGTLLAINLRTAYIFANTLISSSFACVTWTVVDYIRYRKISVLGVSEGAIAGLVGITPGCGHVYPWGAAVAGIFTAIVCNLLHDIGNWLGIDETLRVFNLHGIGGIMGSIVLGVVAHPNVAASDGATVIKGGWIVHHWKQMGYQFASFTSVAVWSFVVTAVICLLVDMIPGLQIRCTPQEEEQGMDFVDLVEQIDEKAGPSTIRVIQAQEVQESMDTSVTSKKQ is encoded by the coding sequence ATGAACCCTCCATGGAACTCGTCAACTGCTTCTGGTTCTCCTTTCTTGTTGTTTCGCCGAAATGCCAACTCTAGCATGACCGAGGCAAACGATCTCATGGCAAATACTTACTCGCCAGCCGATATGGCCTATGTCTTGCTTTGCTGTGTGGTCGTCTTTCTCGTCACCCCCGGTATCGCCCTCTTCTACGCCGGTATGACCCGGAAACGCTCTGCGCTTTCCATTCTCACCCAATCCTTCCTCGTCACTGCGGTCATCTTAGTTCAATGGTACCTTTTCGGCTACTCGCTGGCCGTGGCTCCTggctcttctttttatggATCCCTTTCTCTTGGCGGCTTACACAATGTTTGGTTCGACCCTTACATCCCCGGTTCCACCATTCCTGCCATCGTCTACTTTCCCTTTGGCGGCCTTTTCGCCGTCACCACTGCCCAACTTTTGATCGGCGCCATGGCCGAGCGAGGCCGTCTTGTTCCCTCGCTTGTCATCGCCTTTTTGTACATTACCTTCGTTTACTGTCCTCAAGCATATTGGACATGGTCCTCCAAGGGTTGGCTTTTCACCATGGGTGCCTTGGACTTTGCCGGTGGTGGTCCCGTCCATATTTCTTCTGGGTTTGCTGCTCTCGCTTACTCATTCGTTTTGGGTCGCCGTCATGAACCTTCGTTTTCCGAAGACTCTACCAATTCCATTGACGGCGAATTTTCTTCTCAACACGTCGTCCAAGAAGACCCTTCTTCCCAATCTTGGATTTCCTCCACCATCGTCCCGTGGGGTTCTGTCCGATGGAAGGATTCTCTCGGCCGCGGCCATATTCCCAATTTTCCTGCCCATAATCCCACCATGGCCTACATCGGTGTCGTCTTCATTTGGTGTTCTTGGCTCACTTTTAATTCCGGAACCCTTCTTGCCATCAATCTTCGCACCGCTTACATTTTCGCAAACACCCTGATTTCCTCCAGCTTTGCTTGCGTCACCTGGACCGTTGTGGACTATATTCGCTATCGAAAGATATCCGTCCTTGGCGTTTCTGAAGGAGCCATTGCTGGCTTGGTTGGCATCACGCCTGGCTGTGGTCATGTTTATCCTTGGGGTGCCGCTGTGGCAGGTATTTTCACCGCCATTGTCTGTAACCTCCTCCACGATATTGGTAATTGGCTTGGCATTGATGAAACTCTTCGCGTCTTCAATTTACATGGAATCGGTGGTATTATGGGCTCCATTGTCTTGGGTGTTGTTGCCCATCCAAACGTCGCTGCTTCCGACGGTGCCACTGTTATCAAAGGCGGTTGGATCGTTCATCATTGGAAGCAAATGGGCTACCAGTTTGCCTCGTTTACCTCCGTTGCTGTCTGGTCCTTTGTCGTCACTGCGGTCATTTGCCTGCTTGTCGACATGATCCCTGGATTGCAAATTCGGTGTACCCCCCAGGAAGAAGAACAGGGCATGGACTTTGTTGACTTAGTTGAACAAATTGATGAGAAAGCAGGCCCCTCGACCATCCGTGTCATTCAAGCGCAAGAGGTGCAGGAGTCCATGGATACTTCTGTTACTAGCAAGAAACAATGA
- a CDS encoding dehydrogenase — protein sequence MKAVVADGEQGIEYVTNAEKPTLTKGHLLGRVLHIGLNPIDWKIAYNVPIPKGAIGGTDFVAIVEEVGEGVDASKYMGARVAGWVPGFFSISGSAWAEYVCADAKLVYLVPDSISSLEACTLPCALTTASQGIHQRIGLPLPRPDGSANPSRRKWFLVWGASSAVGQYAVQLAKLGGCDVVAICSDKNAEKIKKLGASFVFDYHDCQVVEKIKQATDDSVFFGFDAISLPQTITKCIMAFSLEAKAAKLITVLGPPENPREEAVDIITAFSFSLFNEKFDFYGETVQGNNEDYEHTTKLFEVLPTLLEKGIIVANSIREFKGGLEVIPDALREFSSGNHSAVKFVINV from the coding sequence ATGAAGGCAGTGGTTGCAGATGGAGAACAAGGAATAGAGTACGTTACAAATGCAGAAAAACCAACCCTGACCAAAGGACATTTGTTGGGTCGTGTTTTACATATTGGGCTGAATCCGATTGATTGGAAAATAGCTTACAATGTACCGATTCCGAAGGGCGCAATCGGCGGAACCGACTTTGTGGCAATTGTAGAAGAAGTTGGAGAGGGAGTGGATGCCTCCAAGTACATGGGTGCTAGAGTTGCAGGTTGGGTGCCTGGGTTTTTCTCGATTTCGGGATCCGCTTGGGCTGAATACGTTTGTGCGGATGCCAAACTCGTTTACCTTGTTCCGGATAGCATATCATCTTTAGAGGCTTGTACACTTCCTTGTGCCCTCACCACTGCTTCCCAAGGAATCCATCAACGAATTGGATTACCATTGCCTCGACCCGATGGCTCTGCCAATCCGTCACGAAGGAAATGGTTCTTGGTCTGGGGCGCCTCTTCGGCCGTTGGCCAATATGCTGTTCAATTGGCAAAATTAGGAGGTTGTGATGTCGTCGCGATTTGTTCTGACAAAAATgctgaaaaaataaagaaactcGGAGCCTCCTTCGTTTTTGACTATCATGATTGCCAGGTGGTTGAGAAAATCAAGCAAGCTACGGATGATTCTGTATTCTTTGGCTTTGACGCCATCAGTCTTCCACAAACTATTACGAAGTGTATCATGGCATTTAGCCTAGAAGCAAAAGCTGCGAAACTTATTACTGTATTGGGGCCTCCAGAGAACCCTCGTGAAGAAGCAGTCGACATCATTACCGCATTTagtttttccttgtttaaTGAGaagtttgatttttatgGTGAAACAGTGCAAGGCAATAATGAAGATTATGAACATACAACTAAGCTTTTTGAGGTACTGCCGACATTACTGGAGAAAGGCATAATAGTCGCTAATTCCATTAGAGAGTTTAAAGGTGGATTAGAAGTGATTCCTGATGCTTTAAGAGAGTTTTCGTCTGGAAACCACAGTGCTGTAAAGTTTGTCATTAATGTTTAG
- the dhd1 gene encoding D-xylose 1-dehydrogenase (NADP+): protein MAIGKTSTNVPVLRWGFLGAGNIATDFANDLIKAPQYHKHQHALVAVATQNSRERAAAFAERYKNENSSPKAYGSYEELLQDNNVDIVYISNHHPQHYGTVKLALHAGKGVLCEKPLTINYPESLELVKLAREKKVFFAEGFWIRFFPIVKKAQQLLHEERVCGKNLRLFIDFCQDSKFRELPKDSRMLNVSLGAGVLLDMGVYPLTWSQVLLFDDPINQKNDPTVSSNALTFTDHNGDVGDYSTAVTLVFPKSQAIAVLCTSMDRDPVTQDFLRIDGDSGAQLIISGKCFRPQILTLKRPDGKSETMDFSFDATGFFYEQDAVFEYIMNDLNEASEIPHAETLRMMRLTDQIRHQLKISYPADIQFTTN from the coding sequence ATGGCAATTGGTAAAACCTCTACAAACGTTCCTGTCTTGCGCTGGGGATTCCTTGGTGCTGGCAATATTGCTACTGATTTTGCAAATGATTTGATAAAAGCCCCCCAATACCACAAGCACCAGCATGCGCTTGTTGCAGTTGCTACTCAAAACAGCCGAGAAAGAGCCGCTGCTTTTGCTGAAAGGTACAAGAATGAAAATTCTTCTCCTAAAGCATACGGATCTTATGAAGAATTACTTCAGGATAACAACGTTGATATTGTCTACATTAGCAATCACCATCCTCAACACTATGGTACCGTCAAGCTAGCTTTGCATGCTGGAAAAGGTGTCTTGTGTGAGAAACCTTTGACGATTAACTATCCTGAATCCCTGGAATTGGTAAAGTTAGCTCGCGAGAAAAAGGTGTTCTTTGCCGAAGGTTTCTGGATTCGCTTTTTCCCTATCGTGAAAAAAGCACAGCAACTATTACACGAAGAGCGTGTCTGCGGAAAAAATCTTCGACTCTTTATTGACTTTTGTCAAGACTCTAAGTTTCGCGAGCTACCCAAGGACTCTAGAATGCTCAATGTCTCTTTAGGTGCTGGTGTGCTTCTTGACATGGGTGTATATCCTTTGACCTGGTCTCAGGTCCTCTTGTTCGACGATCccataaaccaaaaaaatgatcCTACAGTTTCTTCCAACGCTCTCACATTCACTGATCACAATGGCGATGTCGGCGATTATTCCACTGCTGTCACTTTGGTATTTCCAAAGTCTCAAGCTATTGCCGTCTTATGTACTTCCATGGATCGTGATCCTGTAACTCAAGACTTTTTGCGTATCGATGGAGACAGTGGAGCTCAGTTGATTATTTCTGGTAAATGTTTTCGCCCTCAAATACTGACCCTAAAAAGGCCAGATGGGAAATCGGAGACTATGGATTTTTCCTTCGATGCCACAGGATTCTTTTATGAGCAAGATGcagtttttgaatatattATGAATGACCTTAATGAAGCTTCTGAAATTCCTCATGCAGAGACTCTTCGAATGATGCGCTTAACGGACCAAATCCGTCATCAATTGAAGATTTCCTACCCTGCCGACATTCAGTTTACCACGAATTGA
- the ams1 gene encoding Class II alpha-mannosidase, subtype C, Ams1 translates to MSCYPVYNNTPVAKQVDSIYENHLDQFLSEGEYKKFNLPQLYDIHRIDNSIKDVEKDTTKGYVNLRVYPVPDLKRPSVREIIGKVNFEQVAYKGDAFGPSWSTFWVQVEIRIPDAWSDYKEVIFDWDCGNEGLVYSEDYQPVQAFSSSERTEYILPKSWQKDHNVHIFYIEMACNGMFGCGGSDQIAPPDPNRHFMLRKADLMVPNLPARALRCDFMIIQQSAKEFPSKSWQKFRARQLCHEIMNAFHPEDASTIEHCRSLAKLYLGENIDSEHVTETNPNQTKVYAVGHCHIDTAWLWPFAETRRKIVRSWTTQLDLLDRYPEYRFVCSQAQQYEWLKQDHPETYERLKKHVKTRQFLPVGGSWVEHDTNLPCGESLIRQFLFGQRFFKDEFDVRCDTFWLPDTFGYSSQIPQICRLAGMDRFLTQKLSWSNINSFPHNTFNWVALDGSQVLCHMPPADTYTADTNVSDIMNSVSQHKNLENDQAGLLVFGIGDGGGGPTPEMLEKLRRCKGVANTVGELPDVKLGNSVDDFFDGVFKRTSNAEKLPSWVGELYLEFHRGTYTTQSEIKSAMRKAEFSLHDLEYFATLAFARIPGFKYPVQEINELWKTTLLCQFHDVLPGSCIEMVYNDAIPMMHNVFQSSERLIKTVLDQLGFRQITNHTILPDYLLTTLPWNVGGVVDESAQTTPLPFYESVDNPSILVRSENHVKHPARAYESNGCLVLRTDKLLVRISKAGLITSIHDFNNDREVLDLKSGINKTGANQYVIFQDTPLSFPAWDTEIYSLDKYKILTEGKAQVYEQGPAKASILVETPISEKSCIKTVISLSGYNNDADALSVDFACEVDWNEDYKFLKVEFPVDIHADYVSYETQFGVTHRPTHYNTSWDVAKFEVCHHKFADYSEHNYGVSILNDCKYGFSTHGNLMRLSLLRSPKQPDAHADMGKHYFRYSILPHKGALGPNVVRAAYKLNSLFRFVNKNSIQTNMEALDFVRVEGDENIIVSNIKKAEDENAIILRLYESLGGKSRCRLTLKSCEVKSATKCNILEEDIAQVNLQKDEDGYHLQIEMKAFEIASFKMSL, encoded by the coding sequence ATGAGTTGTTATCCAGTGTACAACAATACACCCGTTGCAAAGCAGGTCGACTCCATTTACGAAAACCATCTTGATCAATTCCTTTCCGAAGGagaatacaaaaagttCAATCTTCCTCAGTTATATGATATACACCGCATTGACAACTCTATTAAAGATGTGGAAAAAGACACTACAAAGGGATATGTGAATTTACGAGTCTATCCCGTTCCTGATCTAAAACGACCTAGCGTTCGTGAAATCAttggaaaagtaaattttGAACAAGTTGCCTACAAGGGGGATGCATTCGGTCCCAGTTGGTCTACCTTTTGGGTCCAAGTCGAAATTCGCATTCCCGATGCCTGGTCAGATTATAAGGAAGTCATATTCGACTGGGATTGTGGTAACGAAGGCTTGGTCTACTCGGAAGATTATCAACCAGTCCAAGCGTTCAGCAGCTCTGAAAGAACCGAATACATCCTTCCTAAAAGTTGGCAGAAGGATCACAATGTCcatatattttatattgAAATGGCCTGCAATGGAATGTTTGGTTGTGGAGGTTCAGACCAAATTGCTCCACCTGATCCCAACCGGCATTTCATGTTGAGAAAGGCAGATCTGATGGTTCCTAATCTGCCAGCTCGAGCTTTGCGCTGTGATTTCATGATAATACAGCAAAGTGCCAAGGAATTCCCATCAAAGTCTTGGCAAAAGTTCAGAGCAAGGCAATTATGTCATGAAATAATGAATGCATTTCACCCTGAAGACGCTTCCACTATTGAGCATTGTAGATCCCTTGCAAAGCTTTACCTTGGAGAGAATATCGATTCTGAACACGTTACGGAAACAAATCCCaaccaaacaaaagtatACGCAGTAGGCCACTGTCATATTGATACAGCCTGGCTTTGGCCTTTTGCAGAGACAAGGCGCAAAATTGTGAGGTCTTGGACCACGCAATTAGATTTGCTGGATAGATACCCAGAATATCGTTTTGTCTGCTCCCAAGCTCAGCAGTACGAATGGTTAAAACAAGATCATCCGGAAACTTACGAAAGACTGAAAAAACACGTAAAGACCCGGCAGTTCTTGCCGGTCGGTGGAAGTTGGGTAGAACATGATACGAACCTTCCTTGTGGTGAATCTCTTATTcgtcaatttctttttggccAACGTTTCTTTAAAGATGAATTCGATGTGCGCTGCGACACTTTCTGGTTGCCCGACACATTTGGCTATTCCAGTCAAATACCACAAATTTGTCGTCTTGCAGGAATGGACAGGTTCTTGACACAAAAGCTTTCTTGGAGTAACATTAATTCTTTCCCTCATAATACCTTTAACTGGGTTGCACTAGATGGATCTCAAGTCCTGTGTCATATGCCACCTGCGGATACTTACACGGCAGACACTAATGTTTCCGACATAATGAATTCAGTTTCTCAACACAAAAACTTGGAGAATGATCAAGCAGGTCTACTGGTATTTGGAATTGGTGACGGAGGTGGTGGACCTACACCTGAAATGCTTGAAAAGCTTCGCCGATGCAAGGGAGTAGCTAATACAGTGGGAGAATTACCTGACGTCAAGCTTGGAAATTCGGTTGATGACTTTTTTGATGGAGTATTCAAACGTACGAGTAATGCAGAAAAACTACCGTCGTGGGTTGGCGAATTGTATCTTGAATTCCACCGAGGAACTTATACAACACAGTCAGAAATTAAATCGGCCATGAGAAAAGCAGAATTTTCACTCCACGATTTGGAATATTTTGCAACGTTAGCTTTTGCTCGCATTCCTGGATTCAAATATCCCGTCCAAGAAATCAATGAGCTATGGAAAACAACTTTGTTATGTCAATTTCACGATGTTCTTCCTGGATCCTGTATTGAAATGGTTTATAACGACGCAATACCCATGATGCACAACGTTTTCCAATCATCGGAACGTTTGATCAAAACCGTATTAGATCAGTTAGGATTCAGACAAATCACAAACCATACTATCTTACCTGATTACCTTCTAACCACCTTACCTTGGAACGTGGGAGGTGTCGTGGACGAAAGTGCGCAAACTACTCCGCTGCCCTTTTATGAATCAGTTGATAACCCAAGTATTTTGGTACGTTCCGAAAATCATGTTAAGCATCCAGCCCGAGCCTATGAGTCGAACGGTTGCTTAGTACTTCGCACAGATAAGCTTTTAGTTCGGATTTCCAAAGCTGGTTTAATTACGAGCATTCATGATTTTAATAATGACAGAGAagttttggatttgaaaTCCGGAATTAACAAAACTGGTGCCAACCAGTATGTGATCTTCCAGGATACCCCATTGAGCTTTCCAGCTTGGGACACCGAGATTTATTCTCTCGATAAGTACAAGATCCTCACAGAAGGGAAAGCACAAGTCTATGAACAGGGACCTGCTAAAGCATCAATACTTGTTGAAACTCCTATAAGCGAAAAAAGTTGCATCAAAACGGTCATTTCTCTCTCAGGCTACAACAATGATGCTGACGCATTAAGCGTAGATTTTGCCTGTGAGGTCGACTGGAATGAAGACTACAAATTCTTAAAGGTTGAATTTCCCGTGGACATCCATGCAGATTATGTTAGCTACGAGACTCAATTTGGTGTCACACACAGACCGACGCATTATAACACATCCTGGGACGTTGCGAAATTTGAAGTGTGCCATCACAAGTTTGCAGATTATTCCGAGCACAATTATGGTGTCTCAATATTGAATGATTGCAAGTATGGATTCTCTACGCATGGAAACTTAATGCGACTCTCATTGTTAAGGTCTCCAAAACAACCAGATGCTCATGCGGACATGGGCAAGCATTACTTCCGCTATTCAATCTTGCCTCACAAAGGTGCACTTGGGCCTAACGTAGTGCGAGCTGCTTACAAGCTTAATAGTCTCTTTAGATTCGTCAACAAAAACTCTATACAGACAAACATGGAAGCTTTAGATTTTGTTCGAGTGGAAGGTGATGAAAACATAATAGTTAGCAACATCAAGAAAGCTGAGGACGAGAACGCGATAATTCTTCGTCTTTACGAGTCCCTGGGAGGCAAGTCAAGATGCAGATTGACATTAAAAAGCTGTGAAGTTAAGAGCGCTACCAAGTGTAACATTTTGGAAGAGGATATAGCGCAAGtcaatttacaaaaagatgaagatggaTACCATTTGCAGATTGAAATGAAAGCCTTTGAAATAGCATCTTTTAAGATGAGTTTATAA